Proteins co-encoded in one Triticum urartu cultivar G1812 unplaced genomic scaffold, Tu2.1 TuUngrouped_contig_5545, whole genome shotgun sequence genomic window:
- the LOC125529358 gene encoding probable metal-nicotianamine transporter YSL9, whose product MAPHQRGAVGGKEEKARLLDVDEIVEAPGAARGRVPVPPWSEQLTARGLVVSVAVGTMYSVIVMKLNLTTGLNPTLNVSAALISFVMLRGWTQALARLGIPVKPLTRQENTVVQTCAVACYSVGAAGMDQEHGTESYAWIRIRTAVGCAHCSHTYVYVLLRAAAAGLPHGGRRAQR is encoded by the exons ATGGCGCCACACCAGCGGGGCGCCGTGGGAGGGAAGGAGGAGAAAGCCCGGCTCCTGGATGTCGACGAGATCGTCGAGGCGCCAGGAGCCGCGCGTGGCCGCGTGCCGGTGCCGCCGTGG TCGGAGCAGCTGACAGCGCGCGGCCTGGTTGTGAGCGTGGCCGTCGGAACCATGTACAGCGTCATCGTCATGAAGCTGAACCTCACCACGGGTCTCAACCCTACTCTCAACGTCTCCGCCGCGCTCATCTCCTTCGTCATGCTCCGCGGGTGGACGCAGGCCCTCGCCCGCCTCGGCATCCCCGTCAAACCGCTTACGAGGCAGGAGAACACCGTTGTCCAGACCTGCGCCGTCGCCTGCTACAGCGTCGGCGCTGCAG GGATGGATCAGGAACATGGTACAGAGAGTTATGCATGGATACGTATACGTACTGCTGTGGGCTGCGCTCACTGCTCACATACATACGTATACGTACTGCTGCGGGCTGCGGCTGCTGGATTGCCGCACGGCGGGCGACGTGCACAGCGGTGA
- the LOC125529355 gene encoding uncharacterized protein LOC125529355 has translation MGKTSHRRASQIQENNVGCTWGLIRMFYSRRDPKLILDRKQGSRRHSFSGFAGRGHLRKKSRDFEETDEDRDNTEECSTTKPTVKRLMEGEVGKPKHSKKIPNDEVQRILADLGHDVCLDKRTTPNSKPKGVTDPSADIGIASSSGSLDPSGSKCMEQAEEDGLELALSDFLGQVYKYHDEGPHDDCRNKSELYPELESIIHTKLNEYNNPPRDLDYQKTPVSEEKQLVDNKYICNRHVGARLEPKKMLEKTNIAEDTKASNQRELAIKTKNKESRNIFFWKKDKSSRTHAPEGRSSQPVNKIVILKPNPRRGFDPTEATASTSFHRQTGGIQAPEYSAAECSTFSVKEVRRRFRIVTGETRKGRPPMNEDDVQRDPCLLRDSFTIIKDSRQAPPATDKNDVGPSNSSKHKQINHSVGGFNSDLSTSKDASNFYAEAKKHLTEILKDDTHTGKYPSPAVQVSRSLVGMLSLPQCSTPSSPGNTPRVKEYIEHSQEDKNICAIHKAEGEESAEEGNKTEGDSGSVECGPSEATVEQADRERYYYKEEDTQQDVEPDTGCIEETDNLDHSQAIRNAQCIPAEQHKYNSPPETKEAAEPSKEHAEIYPGSPENVVKMLEHQEPETPRRSASLGPTSQEENCEKQEQPSPVSILDPFFHEDVDSPENKSPIQCELRQDVSSPHQYYPDDGSDQEGIFWEDKDVRLGYIQAVLELSELCTSQNLDVWYLEDELISPCLFEELHQGNHQTDDFMLFFDCICEAITAIQGKHFGNPHCLSFVRQNIQAPPMGQNLISEINKHVEGHLCYQFPSTLNQLISVDLEEGAWMDLRSESEETVVDIWEFLLDELLEDVAYDLWI, from the exons ATGGGGAAGACGAGCCACAGACGGGCTTCACAAATCCAAGAGAACAATGTTGGGTGCACCTGGGGCCTCATCCGCATGTTCTACTCCCGCCGCGACCCCAAGCTTATCCTCGACAGGAAGCAAGGGAGCAGAAGGCACTCCTTCAGTGGCTTTGCTG GAAGAGGGCACTTGAGAAAGAAGTCTAGGGACTTTGAGGAAACAGATGAAGACAGGGAT AACACGGAGGAATGCAGCACTACGAAACCAACTGTCAAAAGACTCATGGAGGGCGAGGTTGGCAAGCCAAAACATTCGAAGAAGATCCCAAACGACGAGGTTCAAAGGATATTGGCTGACCTGGGACATGATGTCTGTCTGGACAAAAGAACAACGCCGAACAGCAAACCAAAGGGAGTCACAGATCCCAGCGCAGACATAGGCATTGCTTCCTCCTCTGGGTCCCTGGATCCCAGTGGTTCAAAATGCATGGAACAGGCGGAAGAAGATGGCCTTGAGCTTGCTTTGTCAGATTTCCTGGGACAAGTCTATAAGTACCATGATGAAGGGCCGCATGACGATTGCAGGAATAAGAGTGAACTATACCCTGAATTAGAGTCCATTATCCATACAAAGCTTAATGAGTATAACAATCCTCCCCGTGACCTTGATTATCAGAAAACACCGGTGAGCGAGGAAAAGCAGCTTGTTGACAACAAATATATTTGCAACAGACATGTAGGGGCCAGGCTAGAGCCCAAGAAAATGCTTGAAAAAACTAACATTGCCGAAGATACAAAGGCTTCAAATCAGCGTGAGTTGGCTATCAAAACAAAGAATAAAGAGAGCAGGAATATATTCTTCTGGAAGAAAGATAAATCGAGCAGAACACATGCACCAGAAGGAAGGTCTTCTCAGCCTGTTAACAAAATAGTAATACTGAAGCCAAATCCAAGGAGAGGATTTGATCCTACAGAAGCAACTGCATCGACATCCTTCCATCGGCAAACAGGTGGAATTCAAGCTCCAGAATACAGTGCAGCTGAATGTTCAACATTTTCAGTTAAGGAAGTCAGGAGAAGATTCAGAATCGTGACCGGAGAAACTAGAAAAGGAAGACCCCCAATGAACGAAGATGATGTACAAAGAGATCCGTGTTTGCTCAGAGATTCATTTACAATTATAAAGGATTCCAGACAGGCCCCTCCAGCTACTGATAAAAATGATGTTGGACCTTCAAACAGCAGTAAACACAAGCAAATAAATCATTCAGTAGGTGGTTTCAACAGCGACTTATCTACCTCAAAGGATGCATCCAACTTCTACGCAGAAGCCAAAAAACATTTAACAGAAATTCTGAAGGACGATACTCATACTGGCAAGTATCCAAGTCCAGCAGTTCAGGTCTCAAGGTCCTTGGTAGGAATGCTTTCCCTCCCTCAATGCAGTACCCCATCATCACCTGGGAATACCCCAAGGGTAAAAGAGTATATTGAACATTCACAGGAAGATAAAAATATTTGTGCCATACACAAGGCTGAGGGGGAAGAATCTGCAGAAGAAGGAAATAAAACAGAGGGAGATTCAGGGAGTGTTGAATGTGGTCCTAGTGAAGCAACGGTTGAACAAGCGGATCgagaaagatattattacaaggAAGAAGACACGCAACAAG ACGTTGAACCTGATACTGGTTGTATTGAAGAAACTGACAATCTGGATCACTCGCAAGCAATTCGGAATGCGCAATGCATTCCAGCAGAGCAACACAAATATAACTCACCCCCA GAAACGAAAGAAGCAGCAGAACCAAGTAAAGAGCATGCTGAGATTTATCCAGGTTCCCCTGAGAATGTTGTCAAGATGCTAGAGCACCAAGAGCCAGAAACTCCCAGACGAAGCGCATCACTTGGACCAACATCACAAGAGGAAAACTGTGAAAAGCAAGAGCAACCCAGTCCTGTGTCTATTCTTGATCCATTCTTCCATGAAGATGTCGACAGCCCTGAAAATAAGAGCCCAATACAAT GTGAGTTGCGCCAAGATGTCTCGAGTCCCCACCAGTACTACCCAGACGATGGATCAGACCAAGAAGGAATCTTCTGGGAGGACAAGGATGTCAGGTTAGGTTACATACAAGCAGTGCTGGAGCTATCAGAACTATGCACATCCCAGAACTTAGATGTATGGTATCTGGAAGATGAATTGATCAGCCCTTGCCTGTTTGAAGAGCTACATCAGGGCAATCATCAAACTGATGATTTCATGCTCTTCTTTGACTGCATCTGTGAAGCTATAACAGCAATTCAGGGGAAACACTTTGGAAACCCCCATTGCTTATCTTTTGTCAGACAAAACATACAGGCACCTCCAATGGGACAGAACCTCATCTCAGAAATAAATAAGCACGTTGAGGGCCATCTCTGTTACCAATTTCCCAGCACATTGAACCAGCTAATTAGTGTGGATCTGGAAGAGGGAGCTTGGATGGATCTTCGATCGGAAAGCGAGGAGACTGTTGTGGATATATGGGAATTCTTGCTGGATGAACTGTTGGAAGATGTCGCTTATGATTTGTGGATATAG